The Halocalculus aciditolerans nucleotide sequence TCGGCGGGAAAGTGTTTGGGCCCGGTCGTGTCAGGCTTCGCCGCAGACGATGACGGGGCGGGAGGAAGAGAGGATGACGCCCTGCGTGACGCTGCCGAAGAGGACTTTGCCGGCGGGGGTGCGTTTGCGGGCGGCGACGCAGACGGCGTCGACGTCGTGGTCGTCGGCGGCGTCGAGGATGGATTCGGTGGATTCGCCGCTGCCTTCGGCGAGCTGGACGGTGACGCCGGCGTCTTCGAGTTTCTCGCGGGCGCGG carries:
- a CDS encoding universal stress protein, which produces MYTVLVAIDDDRERALEQAEAIADLPGRDEVEAILFHNFEDNPEGASVNQVAAVRRAREKLEDAGVTVQLAEGSGESTESILDAADDHDVDAVCVAARKRTPAGKVLFGSVTQGVILSSSRPVIVCGEA